A section of the Gloeobacter violaceus PCC 7421 genome encodes:
- a CDS encoding Uma2 family endonuclease produces the protein MVVSTEPVVYPDCDGLPMSDNTEQFRWIVYIKEGLEWLFVEDPDVFVAGDLLWYPLEGDNKTRQAPDTLVVFGRPKGRRGSYRQWLEAGVPPQVVFEVLSPGNTVREMTRKFAFYQRFDVEEYYIYDPEAGALDGYVRRGGVLEAVEPMAGWVSPGLGVRFGVDAEGQLQMWRPDGAPFESYVEIAARAEQERQRAEQAEQRAEQAEQRADQAEQRAEQAEQRAEQERLKAERLAEKLRKLGIEPPA, from the coding sequence ATGGTTGTTTCCACAGAACCGGTCGTCTACCCGGACTGCGATGGCCTGCCCATGTCCGACAACACCGAGCAGTTTCGCTGGATCGTCTATATCAAAGAGGGACTGGAGTGGCTGTTTGTGGAGGATCCCGATGTCTTCGTAGCTGGAGATTTGCTCTGGTACCCGCTTGAAGGAGACAACAAGACCCGGCAGGCTCCCGACACTCTGGTGGTTTTCGGCCGTCCCAAGGGCAGGCGCGGCAGCTACCGGCAGTGGCTCGAAGCGGGCGTGCCCCCGCAGGTAGTCTTCGAGGTGCTCTCCCCCGGCAACACTGTCCGGGAGATGACGCGCAAGTTCGCCTTTTACCAGCGCTTCGATGTCGAAGAGTACTACATATACGATCCCGAAGCGGGTGCACTGGATGGCTACGTGCGCCGGGGCGGGGTGCTGGAGGCGGTCGAGCCGATGGCGGGTTGGGTGAGCCCCGGGTTGGGGGTGCGCTTCGGTGTGGATGCCGAAGGCCAGTTGCAGATGTGGCGGCCGGACGGCGCGCCGTTCGAGAGCTATGTAGAAATCGCCGCCCGCGCCGAGCAGGAGCGCCAGCGCGCCGAGCAGGCCGAGCAACGCGCCGAGCAGGCCGAGCAAAGAGCGGACCAGGCCGAACAACGCGCCGAGCAGGCCGAGCAAAGAGCGGAGCAGGAGCGATTAAAAGCCGAGAGGCTTGCAGAGAAACTGCGGAAACTAGGAATTGAGCCCCCGGCATAG
- a CDS encoding helix-turn-helix transcriptional regulator translates to MSEQASADLDEELLAQSQCPDPQDELDLSLHYPPWLANGFYRNIELREGLELTLLDCRLCDRWEFAYAEQESWLSCHFHLSGEHQDACTEVGNLEYALYGSGLAPKGTTICPDRYHILEVYISMQSEVLMSFVGRNGELPPEFKHLICKPDQQYYTRVGTISPAMQRVLWQIVRCPYLGLAKRMYLEGKALEVAALVLEQECEVQRGRRALHNLEPDYVDRICRAREIVLQNLDRPLSLVELARQVELNDFLLKGGFRRVFGKTVFGYLRDYRLEQARQLLLSGKTSVAEVMRAVGFADRGYFAEAFRKRFGVNPKDYTKEPM, encoded by the coding sequence ATGTCCGAGCAAGCCTCCGCCGATTTGGACGAAGAGCTTCTTGCACAGTCACAATGCCCAGACCCGCAAGACGAACTGGATCTGTCGCTCCACTATCCGCCGTGGTTGGCCAACGGTTTTTACCGGAATATTGAACTGCGCGAGGGGTTGGAATTAACCCTCCTCGATTGTCGACTGTGCGATCGCTGGGAATTCGCTTATGCGGAACAGGAGAGCTGGCTGTCTTGTCATTTCCACCTATCGGGGGAGCACCAGGACGCCTGCACCGAGGTGGGCAATCTGGAATACGCCCTTTACGGCAGCGGTCTGGCCCCCAAGGGAACAACCATTTGCCCGGATCGATACCACATTTTAGAAGTATATATCTCGATGCAGTCGGAAGTGTTAATGTCATTCGTCGGTAGGAATGGTGAACTGCCGCCGGAGTTCAAGCACTTGATTTGCAAGCCGGACCAGCAGTACTACACCCGCGTGGGAACGATCTCGCCTGCCATGCAGCGGGTGCTTTGGCAAATCGTCCGCTGTCCGTACTTGGGCCTCGCCAAGCGCATGTACCTGGAAGGCAAGGCGCTGGAGGTGGCTGCGCTGGTCTTGGAGCAGGAGTGCGAGGTGCAGCGGGGACGGCGAGCGCTGCACAATCTGGAGCCTGATTATGTCGATCGCATCTGTCGCGCCCGCGAAATTGTACTCCAGAATTTGGATCGGCCGCTTTCATTGGTCGAACTGGCACGGCAGGTGGAGTTGAACGATTTTTTGCTCAAGGGCGGGTTCCGGCGGGTATTCGGTAAGACGGTGTTCGGTTATTTGCGCGACTATCGGCTGGAGCAGGCGCGCCAGTTGCTGCTGTCGGGCAAGACGAGCGTGGCCGAGGTGATGCGGGCGGTAGGCTTCGCTGATCGTGGGTATTTTGCTGAGGCGTTTCGCAAGCGGTTTGGGGTCAATCCCAAAGACTACACGAAAGAACCGATGTAA
- a CDS encoding PepSY-associated TM helix domain-containing protein: protein MKRHRLLFHLHRVTGLLAGILIAILGLTGSSIVFWKELDHALYAPLFHVVPQGQKVPLDRVVATVKQAHPKSDLESVQLPQQPHDPYMMNLKRGEEYYEVHANPYTGELLGARRWDQTPIGYLYQMHNTLLLGETGELVVGLCGLWLLLLGGSGLLLWPGWKKPATGFRVRWRSPSPLLQYDLHKITGIFSAALLMISGLTGALIILLHLVPSLFFAMIGYAPQPAEATSRAGSNRPPMPLEALLDRADAALPEGRALSIALLEGGSVQVRKHIPPAPFPEEGLSTVDLDGYTGRVLAVQKVAEPTPGIQVLALITTLHFGSFGGLPTRILYVLLGLTPSLLLATGLLRRLHKLRLERVKSRSAPH from the coding sequence ATGAAAAGGCACCGGCTGCTATTTCACCTCCATCGCGTCACCGGATTGCTCGCGGGGATTCTCATCGCCATTCTCGGTTTGACCGGCAGCAGCATCGTCTTCTGGAAAGAGCTGGATCACGCCCTGTACGCCCCACTTTTTCACGTGGTGCCCCAGGGGCAAAAAGTGCCGCTCGACCGCGTCGTTGCGACGGTCAAACAAGCCCATCCCAAGAGCGATTTGGAATCTGTTCAATTGCCGCAACAACCCCACGACCCCTACATGATGAACTTGAAGCGCGGCGAAGAGTATTACGAAGTTCATGCCAATCCCTACACTGGAGAGCTGCTTGGAGCCAGGCGATGGGACCAGACTCCCATCGGATATCTTTACCAGATGCACAACACGCTTCTACTGGGGGAGACCGGCGAACTGGTAGTCGGACTCTGCGGCCTGTGGTTGCTGCTGCTCGGGGGAAGTGGACTGCTGCTGTGGCCGGGTTGGAAAAAGCCCGCCACCGGTTTTAGGGTGCGCTGGCGATCTCCCTCCCCGCTTTTGCAATATGATCTCCACAAAATCACAGGGATTTTTTCGGCAGCATTACTGATGATTTCTGGCTTGACAGGTGCGCTTATCATCCTGCTTCACCTGGTTCCGAGCCTATTTTTCGCGATGATCGGCTACGCGCCCCAGCCCGCGGAAGCTACTTCGCGAGCGGGCTCCAACCGGCCGCCGATGCCCCTCGAAGCGCTGTTGGACCGGGCCGATGCAGCTTTGCCGGAAGGCCGGGCGCTCTCCATTGCACTGCTCGAAGGCGGAAGCGTACAGGTGAGAAAGCATATTCCCCCAGCCCCCTTTCCGGAGGAGGGACTGAGCACGGTGGATCTCGACGGTTACACAGGCCGGGTTCTAGCGGTCCAAAAAGTTGCAGAACCGACCCCCGGTATCCAGGTTTTGGCGCTCATTACCACACTCCATTTCGGCTCGTTTGGCGGGCTGCCGACGCGCATCCTGTATGTGTTGCTCGGCCTGACACCGAGTCTGCTTCTGGCCACGGGCTTGCTGCGTCGGCTCCACAAACTGCGCCTTGAGCGCGTAAAAAGCCGGAGTGCTCCCCATTGA
- a CDS encoding class I SAM-dependent methyltransferase, with translation MPTTKVQLGAVQETLLIPLWARAAENNQPDPILRDPKSAEILGQIDYDFSKLAKAEGTQMGCCMRGWLFDRWVSAFLAGHPDGIVVEIGCGLNTRFERVDNGRVLWFDLDLPDAMALRGRFFEPTDRRRFIAASALDPAWVEIVNSAGPRPVLFVAEAVLIYLSEAQVRQFLALVAEHFAGALLAFDSMAPSAVKNQHRHEVMRYYNARFQWGIRDIRAIESWDSRYRVLESCTFWDVPKRYHRRVPLLMRLLYSLPPLNNAYRLSLVRLGRE, from the coding sequence ATGCCAACGACAAAAGTGCAACTCGGAGCAGTCCAGGAGACCTTGCTCATTCCCCTTTGGGCGCGGGCGGCAGAGAACAACCAGCCCGACCCGATCCTCCGCGATCCCAAATCCGCCGAGATTCTCGGACAAATCGACTACGACTTCAGCAAGTTGGCCAAGGCCGAAGGCACCCAGATGGGCTGCTGCATGCGGGGGTGGCTCTTTGATCGGTGGGTGAGCGCCTTTCTGGCCGGCCACCCGGATGGGATCGTCGTCGAAATCGGCTGCGGGCTCAACACGCGCTTCGAGCGGGTCGACAACGGCCGGGTGCTCTGGTTTGACCTCGACTTACCAGACGCGATGGCGCTGCGAGGGCGCTTTTTTGAACCCACCGACCGCCGCCGGTTCATCGCCGCCTCCGCCCTGGATCCCGCTTGGGTAGAAATTGTCAATAGCGCGGGGCCAAGGCCCGTGCTCTTCGTGGCCGAGGCGGTGCTGATTTATCTGAGCGAGGCGCAGGTGCGCCAATTTTTGGCCCTGGTGGCCGAACACTTTGCCGGGGCTTTGCTCGCCTTCGACTCGATGGCCCCCTCGGCAGTTAAAAACCAGCACCGCCACGAGGTGATGCGCTATTACAACGCCCGCTTTCAGTGGGGTATCCGCGACATCCGCGCGATCGAGTCATGGGACAGCCGTTACCGGGTGCTCGAAAGCTGCACGTTTTGGGACGTTCCCAAGCGGTACCACCGGCGCGTGCCCCTGCTGATGCGGTTGCTGTACTCGCTGCCGCCTTTGAATAACGCCTACCGCCTCAGTCTGGTCCGCTTGGGCAGGGAGTAG
- a CDS encoding TIGR03118 family protein, with amino-acid sequence MGSLMDRLSQSGRTCIWPWVVLGVGLMSGPALAGPTDASCYAQRNLVSNSSAFAPQIVDPLVRNAWGLSLRPAGLGGHFWVANTETGTATTYVGDTDSTPLYQDDLKFVTVAPPPLAAEGTTATPTGQVFSGSDTDFVVSGEGITAPSRFLWVTEDGTLSGWAERTNPDGSVERMTRSVLVVDKSQQGAIYKGLAVTPYPRGNRLYAANFAQGRIEVYDGAFRPVPLIRTTTQGWIEPFAHPEAVPAEYAPFNVQFLGERVYVTYAKTTEDPNTEEQGPGLGYVAVFTPRGQYLRTLEHSERLNAPWGLAIAPEDFGSLSGALLVGNFGDGTIVAFDRQSGQQVGYLSGPDRQSIKVDGLWGLTFGNGESLGRANYLYFAAGPNDEQDGLFGSLNAVSCTAGGA; translated from the coding sequence ATGGGGAGTCTAATGGACCGTCTGAGCCAGTCCGGTCGCACGTGCATCTGGCCGTGGGTGGTGTTGGGGGTGGGCTTGATGTCCGGTCCGGCTCTGGCCGGGCCGACCGACGCCAGTTGCTATGCCCAGCGCAATCTGGTGTCCAACAGCTCGGCCTTCGCGCCGCAGATTGTCGATCCGCTGGTGCGCAACGCCTGGGGTCTGTCGCTGCGGCCGGCCGGGCTCGGGGGCCATTTCTGGGTGGCCAACACCGAAACCGGCACTGCCACGACCTATGTCGGCGACACGGACAGCACACCGCTCTACCAGGACGATCTGAAATTCGTGACCGTAGCGCCGCCGCCGCTCGCCGCCGAGGGCACGACCGCCACGCCCACCGGCCAGGTCTTCAGCGGCTCGGATACGGACTTTGTCGTCTCCGGCGAGGGGATCACCGCACCCAGCCGCTTCCTGTGGGTGACCGAGGACGGCACCCTCTCCGGTTGGGCGGAGCGAACCAACCCGGACGGCTCGGTCGAGCGGATGACCCGCTCGGTGCTGGTGGTGGACAAATCACAGCAAGGGGCCATCTACAAGGGATTGGCGGTGACTCCCTACCCGAGGGGCAACCGCCTGTACGCCGCCAACTTTGCCCAGGGGCGCATCGAAGTCTACGACGGCGCCTTCCGGCCCGTTCCGCTGATTCGGACCACCACCCAGGGTTGGATCGAGCCCTTCGCCCACCCGGAGGCGGTCCCAGCCGAGTACGCGCCGTTCAACGTCCAGTTTTTGGGCGAGCGGGTGTATGTGACCTACGCCAAGACTACCGAAGATCCGAACACCGAGGAGCAAGGCCCCGGCCTGGGGTACGTGGCGGTCTTTACCCCCCGCGGTCAGTATCTGCGCACGCTGGAGCACAGCGAGCGCCTCAACGCCCCCTGGGGGCTGGCCATCGCCCCGGAGGACTTCGGCAGCCTCAGCGGCGCGTTGCTGGTGGGCAACTTCGGCGACGGTACGATCGTCGCCTTCGACCGCCAAAGCGGCCAACAGGTGGGTTACTTGAGCGGGCCGGACCGTCAGTCGATCAAAGTTGACGGTCTGTGGGGATTGACCTTCGGCAACGGCGAATCACTGGGTCGAGCGAACTACCTTTACTTTGCCGCCGGACCTAACGACGAGCAGGACGGTCTATTTGGCAGCCTCAACGCGGTGTCTTGCACCGCAGGCGGCGCCTGA
- the dpsA gene encoding DNA starvation/stationary phase protection protein DpsA produces the protein MVTLRNQLRHAFGQVQDNPVGLDRSVTEPVTEGLNHLLASFYTLYHQYQKHHWVVEGTEFGQLHRIFDEYADQVRGHAEELGERVDGLGGVPVSTPVRLQELSCFQPEGDDVFDCRTMIVHDLQAEQAIIEQLRRQIAAVASLGDYASEYHLKKVLLETEERAFHLAHYLADDSLVLDLKLSTAHAG, from the coding sequence ATGGTTACTCTTCGCAATCAGTTGCGCCACGCCTTCGGCCAGGTCCAGGACAACCCGGTCGGCCTCGATCGCAGCGTTACCGAGCCTGTCACTGAGGGCCTCAACCACTTGCTCGCCAGTTTCTACACCCTTTATCACCAGTATCAGAAACACCACTGGGTAGTCGAAGGCACGGAGTTCGGCCAGTTGCACCGGATTTTCGACGAATACGCCGATCAGGTGCGTGGCCACGCCGAGGAGTTGGGCGAGCGCGTCGACGGATTGGGCGGGGTGCCGGTGAGCACGCCGGTTCGCCTGCAGGAGCTGTCCTGTTTCCAGCCGGAAGGCGACGATGTGTTTGACTGTCGCACGATGATTGTTCACGACCTGCAAGCTGAGCAGGCGATCATCGAGCAGTTGCGTCGTCAGATCGCAGCGGTTGCCAGCCTCGGGGACTACGCGAGCGAGTATCATCTCAAAAAAGTGCTGCTGGAGACGGAGGAGCGGGCCTTTCACCTGGCACACTACCTGGCCGACGACAGCCTGGTGCTGGACCTGAAGCTGTCGACCGCGCACGCCGGGTAA
- a CDS encoding ferrichrome-iron receptor — protein sequence MNDPRPFVLGGCLGLVLAPVACAEEAQEARRLQQLDWPATHAAPLAQVEPQAQVQTVPQPDDGEELDEVTVFGSGGYRRKNATSGTKTDTPLLLTPQSIQVIPRLHPLEKQCCCLFCLRCRSWSNRLGLSRLTPSVIDII from the coding sequence GTGAACGACCCGCGTCCTTTTGTCCTTGGCGGTTGTCTGGGCCTGGTGCTCGCCCCGGTCGCCTGCGCCGAAGAGGCCCAAGAAGCGAGGCGCCTGCAGCAGCTGGATTGGCCGGCGACCCACGCCGCCCCCCTCGCCCAGGTGGAACCCCAGGCCCAGGTCCAGACCGTTCCCCAACCGGACGACGGCGAGGAACTCGACGAGGTGACGGTGTTCGGCAGCGGCGGGTACCGGCGCAAGAACGCCACCTCCGGCACCAAGACAGATACGCCTTTGCTGCTCACCCCCCAGTCGATCCAGGTGATCCCCCGCCTCCACCCGTTAGAAAAGCAATGTTGTTGTTTGTTCTGCTTGCGCTGCCGGTCCTGGAGCAACCGGCTTGGCTTGTCTAGGCTTACGCCTTCAGTTATTGACATTATTTAG